From one Mya arenaria isolate MELC-2E11 chromosome 4, ASM2691426v1 genomic stretch:
- the LOC128229727 gene encoding C-type lectin domain family 17, member A-like codes for MKLVVTLAFCFIVKVSIGNTVLQSTCQLDLESTVSKSLDLLKNALARGECEPTCPDGWLYNQGSCYLFGNTLLTFEDAKSFCGQYGSHLVHINNSSENAFLKSFAGQMTPHNWWMSLVYSGGWSWFDDASVLTLTDWGANQPDGGRQVECSFLYKSESFFWHEAPCVYSDTYPLCEKEINL; via the exons ATGAAGTTGGTTGTGACTCTTGCCTTTTGCtttattgtaaaagtttccATTGGTAACACCGTTCTTCAGAGTACCTGCCAACTGGACCTGGAATCAACTGTGTCAAAGAGTTTGGACTTATTGAAAAACGCTCTAGCGAGAG GAGAATGTGAACCAACGTGTCCAGATGGGTGGCTATATAACCAAGGCTCTTGTTATCTGTTTGGAAAtactttgttaacttttgaaGATGCCAAA AGCTTCTGTGGACAGTACGGCAGTCATCTCGTGCATATCAACAACTCATCAGAAAATGCATTCCTTAAAAGCTTTGCAGGTCAAATGACCC CTCACAACTGGTGGATGAGTCTGGTTTATTCCGGTGGGTGGAGTTGGTTCGATGATGCTTCCGTCCTTACTCTCACTG ATTGGGGCGCAAATCAGCCTGATGGTGGACGACAAGTAGAGTGTTCTTTTTTGTACAAATCGGAGAGCTTCTTTTGGCACGAAGCTCCCTGTGTGTACTCCGATACCTATCCACtttgtgaaaaagaaattaatctGTGA